A genomic stretch from Psilocybe cubensis strain MGC-MH-2018 chromosome 1, whole genome shotgun sequence includes:
- a CDS encoding Ras-related protein Rab-4B encodes MNSRDSFLNLSRWLADARTLASPNLVVVLVGNKSDREDDREVEWAEASRWAAENGFFADVHFLEASSLTGENVEAPFLLAARAILLAIESGTLDPEKAGSGVSYGDRALRRVNSSSRLSFGSLSGARRRGTVKLKVKNWIPGSKCC; translated from the exons ATGAATAG TCGAGATTCTTTCCTAAACCTTTCACGATGGCTTGCGGATGCCCGAACATTGGCTAGCCCCAACCTTGTTGTGGTACTTGTAGGCAATAAGTCTGATCGGGAAGATGACAGAGAAGTCGAGTGGGCTGAGGCGAGCAGATGGGCGGCAGAGAACG GGTTCTTTGCAGATGTCCACTTTCTAGAAGCCTCGTCATTAACAGGGGAGAATGTGGAAGCGCCGTTCCTACTAGCGGCCCGTGCGATCCTCCTCGCAATAGAATCAGGTACTTTGGATCCCGAGAAAGCTGGCAGCGGTGTCAGCTACGGTGATAGAGCATTGCGCAGAGTCAACAGCTCTAGTCGTCTGAGTTTTGGCAGTCTGAGTGGGGCACGACGGCGGGGCACGGTCAAACTCAAGGTCAAGAACTGGATTCCTGGATCTAAATGCTGTTGA
- a CDS encoding D-serine dehydratase, producing the protein MALQSNTPLEFLNGPNKQALLDAYVGKPIDSIRTPAIFIDRKLFAHNCANMHKKALDWGATFRAHLKTHKTVEGTRLQLHSQANQTHAVIVSTLMEAWQVVRSGLVADSTVKDLLYGLPVAINKVQDLSNLRQEFAQSGGIVRLLVDHPDQITFLDQFEANQATSAKWSVFIKINGGQNRAGVSPGSPVFYSLLDAVVKSKFVRLFGFYGHAGNSYASTSLSDASAFLSGEVRAVNIAAEYALDMISKLNHRVDVTQPFTLSVGSTPTAHAASKQTRELLSEVLHGTLELHAGNYPMLDLQQQHTSLIDYARIAQHVRATVVSYYPGRGVDGVDEALVDAGAIAFSKDTGPSGSFGEVIGLPWTLSRISQEHGILTPRNSSATPLKLGTIVRIVGQHACLTAAAREMRLLMYGSHGRDGECGGKPLSHL; encoded by the exons ATGGCGTTGCAATCAAACACACCCCTGGAGTTCCTCAACGGCCCAAATAAGCAAGCACTTCTCGATGCATATGTTGGGAAACCCATCGACAGTATCAGAACTCCAGCTATCTTCATTGACCGCAAATTGTTTGCGCATAATTGCGCAAACATGCACAAAAAGGCACTGGATTGGGGTGCGACCTTCCGTGCTCATCTCAAGACGCACAAA ACCGTTGAAGGAACAAGGCTCCAACTACATTCACAAGCAAACCAAACACATGCTGTTATTGTCTCCACTCTCATGGAGGCTTGGCAGGTTGTCCGTAGCGGGTTAGTCGCAGATTCCACGGTCAAAGAT CTGTTATACGGTCTCCCAGTTGCTATAAACAAAGTGCAAGATCTTTCGAATCTTCGACAAGAATTTGCTCAAAGTGGAGGTATCGTTCGGCTACTAGTTGACCATCCCGACCAAATCACATTTCTGGATCAATTTGAAGCCAATCAAGCAACATCGGCCAAGTGGTCTGTCTTCATTAAAATAAACGGTGGTCAAAA CCGTGCTGGAGTATCTCCTGGATCACCTGTATTTTACTCCCTTCTTGATGCCGTTGTGAAATCTAAATTTGTTAGGCTTTTTGGATTTTATGGGCATGCAGGAAATTCATACGCATCGACGTCACTTTCTGATGCCTctgcatttttgtccgggGAGGTTCGAGCTGTAAACATCGCCGCCGAGTACGCGCTGGATATGATTTCGAAATTGAATCATCGTGTCGATGTTACCCAACCATTTACACTGTCTGTTGGATCAACACCAACGGCACACGCTGCCAGTAAACAGACAAGGGAACTGCTTTCTGAAGTGTTGCATGGTACTCTGGAGCTTCATGCAG GTAATTATCCTATGCTAGATTTGCAACAACAACATACGAGCTTGATCGATTATGCTCGCATCGCCCAACATGTCAGGGCAACAGTAGTATCATATTACCCTGGCAGAGGCGTGGATGGAGTCGATGAAGCTTTGGTGGACGCCGGGGCTATCGCATTTAGCAAAGACACAGGTCCTTCAGGAAGCTTCGGGGAGGTCATCGGTCTTCCATGGACTCTATCAAGGATATCACAAGAACATGGAATTTTGACTCCAAGAAACTCAAGCGCGACTCCTCTGAAACTCGGAACGATTGTCCGTATCGTTGGCCAACATGCCTGTTTGACTGCTGCA GCGAGGGAAATGAGGTTGTTGATGTATGGGTCCCATGGAAGGGATGGTGAATGTGGAGGAAAGCCCCTATCTCATCTATGA
- a CDS encoding Protein HMF1: MSVEKINSTKNSNFQHILSHATKVPGLIFLSGQTPTDVNGQVVQGGIKEHTAQCIHNLGNVLEAAGSSWEKVVKVNVYLKNMDNFTEMNEVYEKLLPSPKPARTCIQAAKLPNDVDVEIEAIAAA; this comes from the exons ATGTCTGTCGAAAAAATCAACTCCACCAAAAATTCGAACTTCCAACACATCCTTT CGCATGCAACAAAAGTTCCTGGTCTGATATTCCTGAGCGGCCAAACGCCAACAGATGTGAACGGCCAAGTCGTTCAAGGGGGAATAAAGGAGCACACA GCCCAATGCATCCACAATTTAGGAAACGTTTTGGAAGCTGCTGGGTCGTCTTGGGAGAAAGTGGTCAAAGTTAACGTATACTTGAAGAACATGGATAACTTTACTGAAATGAATGAAGTGTATGAGAAG CTTTTGCCCAGTCCAAAGCCTGCGCGGACTTGTATTCAAGCGGCAAAACTGCCGaacgatgttgatgttgaaatAGAGGCGATCGCAGCCGCATAA
- a CDS encoding putative transporter (putative transporter C1039.04) yields MASAPISNEILRTSSKNRDQKDDLIRLDMSQVDPEEERELRWMFDLNLLPPMAFMYLCNALDKGNVGNAKTDGWDKFWDAYFFICEEIFRCTHPSSDDDWICEPLHANRTQIGFIQAALVDILGLDRGELASRIGLFYGIGSPILPKTTVPINVV; encoded by the exons atggcGTCTGCTCCCATTTCCAACGAAATATTGAGGACCTCGAGCAAAAATCGCGACCAAAAGGATGACCTTATACGACTGGATATGTCTCAAGTTGATCCTGAAGAAGAGCGTGAACTCCGCTGGATGTTTGATCTAAACTTGCTACCTCCTATGGCATTTAT GTACCTTTGTAATGCTTTAGATAAAGGAAACGTCGGAAATGCAAAAACCGATGGATGGGATAAA TTTTGGGACGCCTATTTCTTTATTTGTGAAGAGATATTCCGCTGCACGCATCCTTCCTCTGATGATGATTGGATTTGTGAGCCTCTTCATGCCAATCGTACTCAAATCGGTTTTATTCAAGCCGCCCTCGTCGATATATTAGGGCTCGAT CGAGGGGAACTTGCCTCTCGAATCGGCCTTTTCTACGGTATAGGCAGTCCTATTTTGCCCAAAACGACG GTCCCCATCAACGTGGTCTAG